Proteins from a single region of Dama dama isolate Ldn47 chromosome 14, ASM3311817v1, whole genome shotgun sequence:
- the KLHL21 gene encoding kelch-like protein 21, with the protein MERPAPLAVLPFSDPAHALSLLRGLSQLRAERKFLDVTLEAAGGRDFPAHRAVLAAASPYFRAMFAGQLRESRAERVRLHGVPPDMLQLLLDFSYTGRVAVSGDNAEPLLRAADLLQFPAVKEACGAFLQQQLDLTNCLDMQDFAEAFSCAGLASAAQRFILRHVGELGAEQLERLPLARLLRYLRDDGLCVPKEEAAYQLALRWVRADPPRRAAHWPQLLEAVRLPFVRRFYLLAHVEAEPLVARCPPCLRLLREARDFQAARYDRHDRGPCPRMRPRPSTGLAEILVLVGGCDQDCDELVTVDCYNPQTGQWRYLAEFPDHLGGGYSIVALGNDIYVTGGSDGSRLYDCVWRYNSSVNEWTEVAPMLKAREYHSSSVLDGLLYVVAADSTERYDHTTDSWEALQPMTYPMDNCSTTACRGRLYAIGSLAGKETMVMQCYHPDTDLWSLVDCGQLPPWSFAPKTVTLNGLMYFIRDDSAEVDVYNPTKNEWDKIPSMNQVHVGGSLAVLGGKLYVSGGYDNTFELSDVVEAYDPETRAWSVVGRLPEPTFWHGSVSIFRQFMPQTPLGGRGFELDSGSSDMDVGQPRPPQNPAELH; encoded by the exons AGCCCCTACTTCCGCGCCATGTTCGCCGGGCAGTTGCGCGAGAGCCGCGCCGAGCGGGTGCGCCTGCACGGCGTGCCGCCCGACATGCTACAGCTGCTGCTCGACTTCAGCTACACGGGCCGCGTGGCGGTGAGCGGCGACAACGCCGAGCCGCTGCTGCGCGCCGCCGACCTGCTGCAGTTCCCGGCGGTGAAGGAAGCGTGCGGCGCCTTCCTGCAGCAGCAGCTCGATCTGACCAACTGCCTGGACATGCAGGACTTCGCCGAGGCCTTTAGCTGCGCGGGGCTGGCGAGCGCGGCTCAGCGCTTCATCCTGCGCCACGTGGGCGAGCTGGGCGCCGAGCAGCTGGAGCGTCTGCCCCTGGCGCGGCTGCTGCGCTACCTGCGCGACGACGGGCTCTGCGTGCCCAAAGAGGAGGCCGCCTACCAGCTTGCACTGCGCTGGGTGCGCGCCGACCCGCCGCGCCGCGCGGCGCACTGGCCGCAGCTGCTGGAGGCCGTGCGCCTGCCCTTCGTGCGCCGCTTCTACCTGCTGGCGCACGTCGAGGCCGAGCCGCTGGTGGCCCGCTGCCCGCCCTGCCTGCGCCTGCTGCGCGAGGCGCGCGACTTCCAGGCGGCACGCTACGACCGCCACGACCGCGGGCCCTGCCCTCGGATGCGGCCGCGCCCCTCCACCGGCCTCGCCGAGATCCTCGTGCTCGTGGGCGGATGCGACCAGGACTGCGACGAACTGGTCACCGTCGACTGCTACAACCCGCAGACGGGCCAGTGGCGCTACCTGGCCGAGTTCCCCGACCACCTGGGCGGAGGCTACAGCATCGTGGCGCTGGGCAACGACATCTACGTGACGG GTGGATCGGATGGCTCCCGGCTCTATGACTGTGTGTGGAGGTACAACTCGAGTGTGAATGAGTGGACGGAGGTGGCGCCCATGCTGAAGGCCCGGGAGTACCACAGCTCCTCCGTGCTGGACGGGCTGCTGTACGTGGTGGCTGCGGACAGCACGGAGCGCTACGACCACACCACCGACTCCTGGGAGGCCCTGCAGCCCATGACCTACCCCATGGACAACTGTTCCACCACAGCCTGCCGGGGCCGGCTCTACGCCATCGGCTCCCTGGCCGGCAAGGAGACCATGGTCATGCAGTGCTACCACCCAGACACGGACCTGTGGTCGCTGGTGGACTGCGGCCAGCTCCCACCCTGGTCCTTTGCCCCCAAGACAGTGACTCTGAACGGACTCATGTACTTCATCAG GGACGACTCGGCCGAAGTGGACGTGTATAACCCCACCAAGAACGAATGGGATAAGATCCCGTCAATGAATCAG GTGCACGTTGGGGGCAGCCTGGCCGTCCTCGGAGGTAAGCTCTACGTCTCTGGGGGCTATGATAACACCTTCGAACTCTCCGACGTGGTGGAGGCCTACGACCCAGAGACTCGGGCGTGGAGCGTGGTGGGCCGGCTCCCAGAGCCCACCTTCTGGCATGGCAGCGTCAGCATCTTCCGCCAGTTCATGCCCCAGACACCCTTGGGCGGGCGCGGCTTTGAGCTAGACAGTGGCAGCAGTGACATGGATGTGGGCCAGCCCCGGCCACCGCAGAACCCTGCCGAGCTGCACtag
- the ZBTB48 gene encoding telomere zinc finger-associated protein — MDGSFVQHSVRVLQELNKQRERGQYCDATLDVGGLVFKAHWSVLACCSHFFQSLYGDGSGGSVVLPAGFAEIFGLLLDFFYTGHLALTSGNRDQVLLAARELRVPEAVELCQSFKPKAAVGQPPSGQSGLGKPAPRDVNSHPKESVGVEKEEVSRTLGQIPRDPELSGSLSPQRSRLGLPAQSESPSFLRGKLKQALKLCPPGDKEPEDCKVPPRPFEAEGVQLQGGTNEWEVVVQVEDDGDGDYVSETETVPTKRKTNVIRKPCAAEPTRSAASLAAGPAENRKGTAVPVECPTCHKKFLSKYYLKVHNRKHTGEKPFECPKCGKCYFRKENLLEHEARNCMNRSEQVFTCSVCQETFRRRMELRVHMVSHTGEMPYKCSSCSQQFMQKKDLQSHMIKLHGAPKPHACPTCAKCFLSRTELQLHEAFKHRGEKLFVCEECGHRASSRNGLQMHIKAKHRNERPYVCEFCSHAFTQKANLNMHLRTHTGEKPFQCHLCGKTFRTQASLDKHNRTHTGERPFSCEFCEQRFTEKGPLLRHVASRHQEGRPHFCQICGKTFKAVEQLRVHVRRHKGVRKFECTECGYKFTRQAHLRRHMEIHDRVENYNPRQRKLRNLVIEDEKMVVVALQPPPDLEVGSAEVIVESLAHGGLASQLPGQRLCAEESFTGAGVMEPSLIITAAIPEDCDT, encoded by the exons ATGGACGGCTCCTTCGTCCAGCACAGCGTGAGGGTTCTGCAGGAGCTCAACAAGCAGCGGGAGCGGGGCCAGTACTGCGATGCCACCCTGGATGTGGGGGGCCTGGTGTTCAAGGCACATTGGAGTGTTCTTGCCTGCTGCAGCCACTTCTTCCAGAGCCTCTACGGGGATGGCTCAGGGGGCAGTGTCGTCCTCCCTGCGGGCTTTGCCGAGATCTTTGGCCTCCTGCTGGACTTTTTCTACACCGGCCACCTCGCCCTCACCTCGGGGAACCGGGATCAGGTGCTCCTGGCAGCCAGGGAGTTGCGAGTGCCAGAGGCCGTGGAGTTGTGCCAGAGCTTCAAGCCCAAAGCCGCAGTGGGACAGCCACCAAGTGGCCAGAGTGGACTTGGGAAACCTGCCCCCCGGGATGTGAACAGCCACCCCAAGGAGTCCGTGGGTGTGGAGAAGGAGGAAGTTTCAAGGACTCTGGGTCAAATCCCCAGGGATCCGGAGCTCAGCGGTAGTCTCAGCCCCCAGAGGTCCCGGCTTGGCCTCCCTGCTCAGAGTGAGAGCCCGTCGTTTCTCCGTGGGAAACTCAAGCAGGCCCTGAAGCTCTGTCCCCCTGGGGACAAGGAGCCTGAGGATTGCAAAGTGCCCCCAAGGCCCTTCGAAGCTGAAGGTGTCCAGCTGCAGGGCGGGACTAATGAG TGGGAGGTGGTAGTTCAAGTTGAGGACGACGGGGATGGCGATTATGTTTCTGAAACTGAGACTGTGCCGaccaagaggaaaacaaatgtaATCAGAAAGCCCTGTGCTGCCGAGCCGACCCGGAGTGCAGCTTCCCTGGCAGCCGGGCCTGCTGAGAACAGAAAAGGTACAGCGGTGCCAGTTGAATGCCCCACATGTCATAAAAAGTTCCTCAGCAAATATTACCTAAAAGTCCACAACAG gaaacacACTGGGGAGAAACCCTTTGAGTGTCCCAAATGTGGGAAGTGTTACTTCCGAAAGGAGAACCTCCTGGAGCATGAAGCCCGGAACTGCATGAACCGCTCAGAACAG GTCTTCACGTGCTCCGTGTGCCAGGAGACATTCCGCCGGAGAATGGAGCTGCGGGTGCACATGGTGTCCCACACGGGAGAGATGCCCTACAAG tgctcctcctgctcccagcAGTTCATGCAGAAGAAGGACCTGCAGAGCCACATGATCAAGCTGCATGGAGCCCCCAAGCCCCATGCG TGTCCCACTTGTGCCAAGTGCTTCCTGTCCCGGACGGAGCTGCAGTTGCATGAGGCGTTCAAGCACCGCGGGGAGAAGCTGTTTGTGTGCGAGGAGTGCGGGCACCGGGCATCAAGCCGGAATGGCTTGCAGATGCACATCAAGGCCAAGCATAG GAACGAGCGGCCGTACGTCTGTGAGTTCTGCAGCCACGCCTTCACCCAGAAGGCCAATCTCAACATGCACCTGCGCACgcacacgggcgagaagccctTCCAGTGCCACCTCTGTGGCAAGACCTTCCGCACCCAAG CCAGCCTGGACAAGCACAACCGCACCCACACTGGTGAGAGGCCCTTCAGCTGTGAGTTCTGCGAGCAGCGCTTCACGGAGAAGGGGCCCCTGCTGAGGCATGTGGCCAGCCGCCACCAGGAGGGCCGGCCCCACTTCTGCCAGATCTGCGGGAAGACCTTCAAAG CTGTGGAGCAGCTGCGCGTGCACGTGAGGAGACACAAGGGAGTCAGGAAATTCGAGTGCACCGAATGCGGCTACAAGTTCACCCGGCAG GCCCACCTGCGGAGGCACATGGAGATCCACGACCGGGTGGAGAACTACAACCCCAGGCAGCGCAAGCTCCGGAACCTGGTCATTGAGGATgagaagatggtggtggtggcgCTCCAGCCGCCCCCCGACTTGGAGGTGGGCTCAGCTGAGGTCATTGTGGAGTCACTGGCCCATGGCGGCCTGGCCTCCCAGCTCCCTGGCCAGAGACTGTGTGCTGAGGAGAGCTTCACAGGTGCAGGCGTCATGGAGCCCTCGCTCATTATCACGGCTGCCATCCCCGAAGACTGTGACACATAG